In Streptobacillus ratti, the DNA window AGGTCTAATAATTTAATATTATTATCTCTAATTTGTTTTATATATATTTAATAATTCATATTGTATATCTAGAACTATTGTTGCAGGATACTTACCTATATTATGTATCCCTATTTTTAATTTTATCTTTAAAATCCCAATATCCATATGAGTATTTATTTAACTCTTCAATAATGTCTTTCATTATTAATTTCTATTTCTATAAACAATCTATTAACTAAAATTATACATATAACCAAACAATCACTTCACCACTATCCAACTACCATCACGCCTTGAGCCTATTCTTTCTATAATCTTCTTTTCTTGTAAAACCTTAAATGTTCTTTCAATAGTTCTCTTTGTTACTCCTATTAATTCTGAAAGCTCAACTTATATTAAATTTGGATTTCCTATTAAAAAATCTATAACTTTTTTCAGTTTTATTCAAACCGACATTCAAACCGACATTTTTATTTTCAATTTGTTCTTCTACTTTTTTTTCAAACAGAATAATACATTTAATATAGTTACTTTGAATCTCAAAAACTTCAGTTCCATATTTTTTTGACAATAAATATGATTTCTACCCTTATTTATGTAGATTGCTATAATAGTTTTATCTTAATCAAATTTAAGTTCTTCTTATGGATTTAGTTCTATTTGATTTGTTATAATATCAGATATTTTTCTAAGGCTTTCATCAATTTTATTTACACCAACTACAGTACCATCATTTTTTACTCCAATAAGAATAGTTCCTCCATTACCAT includes these proteins:
- a CDS encoding AlbA family DNA-binding domain-containing protein, coding for MNKYTDMIVKETVSFINGNGGTILIGVKNDGTVVGVNKIDESLRKISDIITNQIELNP